In one window of Miscanthus floridulus cultivar M001 chromosome 12, ASM1932011v1, whole genome shotgun sequence DNA:
- the LOC136498280 gene encoding uncharacterized protein isoform X2, translated as MAAEGVRDGMLLHRHTSPLPTRRQCAVRHRHPPHPGVPARPAPWWGATAPLGCGAARPLLHSLLAVSQCCIGSAMMSTLLFSIERVAYFLSVIKVNYLKPCKSTSIMKKGGRMATLVKQQGWLLIQQLCILIRQQSWSESSGVEVWVGSLHLNSLRFAGD; from the exons ATGGCCGCAGAAGGTGTGCGCGACGGGATGCTCCTGCATCGGCACACCTCCCCGCTTCCCACGCGCCGGCAGTGCGCGGTGCGTCATCGTCACCCCCCGCATCCCGGCGTGCCAGCTAGGCCCGCGCCTTGGTGGGGCGCGACGGCACCCCTGGGCTGCGGCGCAGCCCGCCCTCTGCTCCATTCGCTTCTTGCCGTCTCTCAG TGCTGCATTGGATCAGCGATGATGTCAACTCTCCTATTTTCAATTGAGAGGGTGGCATATTTTCTTTCAGTGATCAAAGTAAATTATCTAAAGCCATGCAAATCTACTTCTATCATGAAAAAAGGGGGCAGAATGGCCACTCTTG TGAAACAACAAGGGTGGCTTCTAATCCAACAGCTATGTATTCTAATAAGACAACAGTCATG GTCTGAATCATCTGGAGTTGAGGTTTGGGTGGGTTCTCTGCACCTAAATTCTCTAAGATTTG CAGGTGACTGA
- the LOC136498280 gene encoding uncharacterized protein isoform X1, with translation MAAEGVRDGMLLHRHTSPLPTRRQCAVRHRHPPHPGVPARPAPWWGATAPLGCGAARPLLHSLLAVSQCCIGSAMMSTLLFSIERVAYFLSVIKVNYLKPCKSTSIMKKGGRMATLVKQQGWLLIQQLCILIRQQSWSESSGVEVWVGSLHLNSLRFVLQDQAVYSFFQ, from the exons ATGGCCGCAGAAGGTGTGCGCGACGGGATGCTCCTGCATCGGCACACCTCCCCGCTTCCCACGCGCCGGCAGTGCGCGGTGCGTCATCGTCACCCCCCGCATCCCGGCGTGCCAGCTAGGCCCGCGCCTTGGTGGGGCGCGACGGCACCCCTGGGCTGCGGCGCAGCCCGCCCTCTGCTCCATTCGCTTCTTGCCGTCTCTCAG TGCTGCATTGGATCAGCGATGATGTCAACTCTCCTATTTTCAATTGAGAGGGTGGCATATTTTCTTTCAGTGATCAAAGTAAATTATCTAAAGCCATGCAAATCTACTTCTATCATGAAAAAAGGGGGCAGAATGGCCACTCTTG TGAAACAACAAGGGTGGCTTCTAATCCAACAGCTATGTATTCTAATAAGACAACAGTCATG GTCTGAATCATCTGGAGTTGAGGTTTGGGTGGGTTCTCTGCACCTAAATTCTCTAAGATTTG TTCTTCAGGACCAGGCtgtttattctttctttcaataG